In Sphingobacterium thalpophilum, a genomic segment contains:
- a CDS encoding IS4 family transposase, with translation MINLNVFSQILSLIDRELFKDLVSKHKSDKHQKGINSWTHLVSMLFCHFSSADSVRDISNGLRSTTGNLNHLGVVRAPSKSNISYINTHRTHELFKDLYYSVLDRLWQKDTHFRKDLGQLKRKVYLMDASIIPLCLSVFDWAKFRSTKGAVKLHTVLDYDGCLPVFMQITDGKVHESQRAGSYSFSKGSVVVVDRGYVDYSWLGDLDSRGCYFVTRSKVNMKYKVIKSYQSEALMEKGILKDELIELSGAACNKYNGKPLRLVHFWDSTTGNEYHFLTNNTKWKASLVANIYKQRWHIEVFFKHLKQRLKVSTFIGTSENAVMIQIWTSLIGILLLKYLQKKAKYDWNLSNLVAFIRMNIFVKINIWQWIDDPFLRPPIKGKKGQLKIFAD, from the coding sequence ATGATAAATTTAAATGTTTTTAGTCAGATTTTATCTCTTATCGACCGCGAATTATTCAAAGATTTGGTTTCAAAGCACAAAAGTGACAAACATCAGAAAGGGATCAACAGCTGGACGCATCTAGTCAGTATGCTTTTCTGTCATTTTTCCTCGGCAGATTCGGTTCGTGATATTAGTAACGGTCTACGCAGTACCACTGGTAATCTGAACCACTTAGGTGTAGTAAGAGCTCCAAGTAAGTCTAATATATCCTATATCAACACACACCGTACCCATGAACTTTTCAAAGATCTTTACTATTCTGTTTTGGATAGGCTTTGGCAAAAGGACACCCATTTTCGCAAAGATCTTGGTCAGCTAAAGCGTAAAGTATATCTGATGGATGCAAGCATCATCCCCTTATGTCTATCTGTATTTGACTGGGCAAAGTTTCGCAGCACCAAAGGTGCCGTAAAGCTGCACACTGTCTTGGATTATGATGGCTGCCTACCTGTTTTTATGCAGATTACCGATGGAAAAGTACATGAGAGCCAGCGAGCCGGTAGTTACAGTTTTTCCAAGGGAAGCGTGGTGGTAGTGGACCGTGGCTACGTGGATTACAGCTGGCTTGGGGATTTGGACAGCAGGGGGTGTTACTTCGTTACCAGGAGTAAAGTTAATATGAAGTACAAGGTTATCAAGTCCTATCAGAGTGAAGCACTCATGGAAAAGGGGATCCTTAAGGATGAGCTCATTGAGCTATCCGGTGCTGCCTGCAATAAATACAACGGCAAGCCGCTACGCCTAGTCCACTTTTGGGACAGCACCACTGGCAATGAGTACCACTTTTTGACCAATAATACGAAGTGGAAGGCTTCTTTGGTGGCAAACATCTATAAACAACGCTGGCATATCGAAGTCTTCTTCAAGCATCTAAAGCAGCGCTTAAAAGTATCGACATTCATAGGGACTTCTGAAAATGCAGTGATGATCCAGATCTGGACTTCACTCATTGGCATATTACTGTTAAAATACTTACAAAAAAAGGCCAAATATGACTGGAACCTGTCCAATCTGGTCGCATTCATCAGAATGAATATCTTCGTGAAAATAAACATCTGGCAATGGATAGATGATCCCTTTCTCAGGCCGCCTATAAAAGGAAAAAAGGGACAGCTAAAGATCTTCGCAGATTGA
- a CDS encoding IS4 family transposase, whose product MSHKNTEKNLVGQPIFKQILQFIPRNKFDLLVNKHQSDRYYKTFDSWTHLMTMLFGIFSRCDSMGEICDGMQGLAGKLNYLGMEKSPAKSTAGDGLRGRDNEFFKDVYFMLLEHFKSVLSVSRIDNVSFAKLFIFDSSTIRLFSDIMKGVGRNPKNEGKKKGGLKVHMMTDAHSDTPEFVKISEAKLHDKNFLQYLNLAAHSMIVFDRAYNHYLQFAHWTEQQVNFVCRLKKNAVYQVEEELFRQELQDGESGVLLEEHVHLIYKEDNKQKTLCLRKVNYRDDKGRIFEFITNNFEISREEVAFLYKLRWNIELLFKKLKQNFQLHYFYSETENGIKTQIWCTLIAQLLLQVLRVKSKSKKAFSTIAALIRIHLISHLEIFWMVQNSRRTYTKQKKRRKPPWIQTELF is encoded by the coding sequence ATGAGCCATAAAAATACAGAAAAGAATTTAGTCGGTCAGCCAATTTTCAAACAAATATTGCAATTTATCCCCCGCAACAAGTTTGATTTATTGGTTAACAAGCATCAATCAGACCGATATTATAAAACATTTGATTCGTGGACGCATTTGATGACGATGCTTTTCGGCATATTCAGCCGATGCGATTCTATGGGTGAAATATGCGATGGGATGCAAGGTTTGGCAGGGAAACTCAATTATTTGGGAATGGAAAAATCTCCCGCCAAGAGCACGGCAGGCGATGGGCTTCGGGGCAGGGACAATGAATTTTTCAAGGATGTCTATTTTATGTTATTGGAACATTTCAAGTCCGTTTTGTCGGTCAGCCGTATTGATAATGTTTCTTTTGCCAAGCTTTTTATCTTCGATTCCAGTACCATACGCTTGTTTTCAGACATTATGAAAGGAGTAGGCAGAAACCCCAAGAACGAAGGAAAGAAAAAAGGCGGACTGAAAGTACACATGATGACAGATGCCCACAGCGATACGCCTGAATTTGTGAAAATCAGCGAAGCTAAACTGCACGACAAAAATTTTCTTCAGTATTTGAATCTGGCAGCCCACAGCATGATTGTTTTTGACAGAGCTTACAATCATTACCTGCAATTTGCCCATTGGACGGAGCAACAAGTCAATTTTGTGTGCAGATTGAAGAAAAATGCGGTATATCAAGTAGAGGAAGAACTCTTCAGACAAGAGTTGCAAGACGGAGAATCCGGTGTTTTGCTGGAAGAGCACGTTCATCTCATTTACAAAGAAGACAATAAGCAAAAGACTTTATGCCTCAGAAAAGTAAACTACAGGGATGATAAAGGGCGGATTTTTGAGTTTATCACCAATAATTTTGAAATCAGCCGGGAAGAAGTCGCTTTTTTGTACAAACTTCGTTGGAACATTGAACTATTGTTCAAAAAACTCAAACAAAACTTCCAGTTACATTATTTTTATTCCGAAACAGAAAACGGCATCAAAACCCAAATTTGGTGTACCCTGATTGCACAGCTACTGTTGCAAGTTCTACGTGTAAAATCAAAGAGCAAAAAGGCATTTTCTACCATTGCGGCACTCATCAGGATTCATTTAATCAGCCATCTGGAAATATTTTGGATGGTACAGAACAGCAGGAGAACTTACACGAAACAGAAAAAACGAAGAAAACCACCTTGGATACAGACAGAATTGTTCTGA
- a CDS encoding helix-turn-helix transcriptional regulator, translating to MNTTNTTNHIGRKISRIRELRGMKQEALAIELGVSQQTVSNIEKSAAIEADLLAQVAEILGVTPEAIENFSEEAVFNIINNTFQDSSSNNNNYLCTINPLDKIIELYERLLEAEKSKVEYLEKLMKGRQ from the coding sequence ATGAATACAACTAACACCACAAACCATATAGGAAGAAAAATCAGCCGTATCCGTGAACTGCGGGGAATGAAGCAGGAAGCTTTAGCGATTGAATTGGGCGTAAGTCAGCAGACGGTATCCAATATCGAAAAAAGTGCTGCTATCGAAGCTGATTTATTGGCACAAGTAGCAGAAATATTAGGTGTTACTCCGGAAGCGATTGAGAATTTTAGTGAAGAGGCTGTGTTCAATATTATTAATAACACTTTCCAAGACAGCAGTTCAAACAATAACAATTACTTGTGCACTATTAATCCACTGGATAAAATCATAGAATTGTACGAACGACTTTTGGAAGCGGAAAAATCTAAGGTAGAGTATTTGGAGAAATTAATGAAGGGTCGGCAATAG
- a CDS encoding Shedu immune nuclease family protein, which produces MKNRYLKLRVINFELKETQLADYESGDLNDFLDEVLPNSFLKNYNFGLGFKKNYRSIVKSLEDFEINELTIVYSEKTAFDISNHKVIINRVDLSEICNGIDSLTKRVQRLSYNLKCESVGSWIVQAINGEHESTYQNMSKEITKQIGSARKFLFDGANKREQKDAMDVIRRNGSKIAREQPFELYKLRNEIELVSLKQLIDKYTNMLNVSTTEAQWQKLFEQNPFILNMIFGVPIMLVQGQATVGGRNFRGKGDKITDFLVKNAIGGNAALIEIKTPSMELLKKNTYRSGVFGPSDKLTSSVNQVLDQMYHFQKNILSLSSGMTGQSIETYHVTGVLIAGNAVNTAEEQKSFDLYRGNSKNVQIITFKELLEKLKYLYDFLNQDGAESVEENMHDSSDDDLPF; this is translated from the coding sequence ATGAAAAATCGTTATTTAAAATTGAGAGTTATCAATTTTGAGCTGAAAGAGACACAATTGGCGGATTACGAATCTGGTGACCTAAATGATTTCTTGGATGAAGTATTGCCTAATTCTTTTTTAAAAAATTATAATTTTGGTTTAGGATTTAAGAAGAATTATCGATCAATTGTAAAGTCCCTTGAGGACTTTGAAATTAACGAATTAACCATCGTATATTCTGAAAAAACAGCTTTCGATATCTCGAACCATAAAGTGATAATTAACCGTGTTGATTTAAGTGAAATATGTAATGGAATTGACAGTCTTACAAAAAGGGTTCAGCGTCTGTCTTACAATTTAAAATGTGAATCGGTGGGAAGTTGGATTGTTCAAGCTATTAATGGAGAGCACGAAAGTACTTATCAAAATATGTCCAAAGAAATAACAAAACAGATTGGATCTGCAAGAAAATTTCTTTTTGATGGTGCTAATAAAAGGGAGCAAAAAGATGCTATGGATGTAATTCGTAGAAATGGCTCTAAAATAGCCAGAGAGCAACCTTTTGAATTATATAAGCTTCGAAACGAGATTGAGTTAGTCTCGCTAAAACAATTAATTGATAAGTATACCAACATGTTAAATGTTAGTACAACGGAAGCTCAATGGCAAAAGTTATTTGAACAAAACCCTTTTATCTTAAATATGATCTTTGGTGTCCCAATCATGCTGGTTCAAGGTCAAGCTACAGTAGGTGGTCGAAATTTTAGGGGTAAGGGAGATAAGATTACAGATTTTTTGGTAAAGAACGCTATAGGAGGCAATGCTGCATTGATTGAAATCAAAACACCTTCTATGGAATTGTTGAAAAAGAATACTTATAGAAGCGGGGTATTTGGCCCTTCGGATAAGCTGACGTCTTCTGTTAATCAGGTACTCGATCAAATGTATCATTTTCAAAAAAACATCTTAAGTCTTTCTTCTGGCATGACAGGCCAGTCTATAGAGACATATCATGTTACAGGGGTTTTAATCGCTGGAAATGCTGTGAATACTGCTGAGGAACAAAAATCTTTCGATCTTTATCGCGGTAATAGCAAAAATGTACAGATAATCACCTTTAAAGAGCTGCTAGAAAAATTAAAATACCTTTACGATTTTCTTAATCAAGACGGAGCTGAATCTGTTGAGGAAAATATGCACGACAGTAGCGATGACGACCTACCTTTTTAA
- a CDS encoding GIY-YIG nuclease family protein — translation MDKKIYRSFEDIFADDEFNLLEVKPAARRITEEERLIQSFQEINDFVSEYGQSPERENGFKERMLAARLEALSQDSDKVSVLSSFDEFGLLPVVDILDTEFVSEEPAAVAEEEVDFTDMEVTSFDDLLNADPFNLLGDLEEEQLQIFDTSNLPQLDKEREKTDFVARRKRCKDFDQYEPMFKSVHADLKSGDRKYVEFKAGALQAGTFYVHKGVIFLLESIEVTRADHYKEDGTRVRFDGRTRCIFENGTESNMYLRSVEKMLYDEGSAISHSNKSNMHSLLSNANLVNESDQESGFIYVLRSKSVDPVIRGIKNLYKIGVARNSVEDRIKNAKDEATYLMSDVHLVSKVVCYNLDAYKFEQLMHTFFAEVCLDLEVADKNGFKTRPREWFVAPLDMILQAIDLFVSGEIVKYRYDATIEGIVLK, via the coding sequence ATGGATAAGAAAATTTACCGCAGTTTTGAAGATATCTTTGCTGATGATGAATTCAATCTGCTGGAAGTTAAGCCAGCTGCACGTCGCATTACTGAGGAGGAACGTTTAATCCAATCTTTTCAGGAAATTAATGATTTTGTTTCTGAGTATGGTCAGTCTCCGGAACGGGAAAATGGTTTCAAAGAACGTATGTTGGCAGCTCGTCTTGAGGCCTTGTCTCAAGATTCTGATAAGGTTTCTGTACTAAGTTCATTTGATGAATTTGGCCTGTTGCCTGTCGTGGATATTTTGGATACAGAATTTGTTTCTGAAGAACCTGCAGCAGTTGCTGAAGAAGAAGTTGACTTTACGGATATGGAGGTTACGTCGTTTGATGACTTGCTGAATGCAGATCCATTTAATCTTTTAGGTGATTTAGAGGAAGAACAGCTGCAGATATTTGATACTTCAAATTTGCCTCAGCTGGATAAAGAACGGGAGAAAACAGATTTTGTAGCGAGAAGAAAACGGTGTAAAGATTTTGATCAATATGAGCCTATGTTTAAATCGGTGCATGCTGACTTGAAATCCGGCGATAGAAAATATGTTGAGTTTAAGGCGGGTGCTCTTCAGGCTGGGACCTTTTATGTTCACAAGGGTGTTATCTTTTTGTTGGAAAGTATTGAGGTGACTCGAGCTGATCATTATAAAGAAGATGGTACTCGTGTAAGGTTTGATGGTCGTACGCGTTGTATTTTTGAGAATGGGACGGAATCTAATATGTATTTGAGATCGGTAGAGAAAATGCTATATGACGAAGGGTCTGCTATCTCTCATTCTAATAAATCTAATATGCATTCGTTGCTGAGTAATGCAAATTTGGTTAATGAGAGTGACCAGGAGTCTGGTTTCATTTATGTGCTGCGATCTAAATCTGTTGATCCAGTGATTCGTGGGATTAAAAACTTGTATAAGATTGGTGTGGCTCGTAATAGTGTAGAGGATCGTATTAAAAATGCGAAGGATGAGGCTACTTACTTGATGTCTGATGTGCATTTGGTGTCTAAGGTGGTCTGTTATAATCTTGACGCTTATAAGTTTGAACAGCTAATGCATACTTTTTTTGCGGAGGTGTGCTTGGACTTGGAAGTGGCGGATAAGAATGGTTTTAAGACTAGGCCCAGGGAATGGTTTGTGGCTCCTTTGGATATGATTTTACAGGCAATAGATTTGTTTGTTTCTGGGGAGATTGTGAAGTATCGATATGATGCTACAATTGAAGGCATAGTTTTGAAATAA
- a CDS encoding DEAD/DEAH box helicase translates to MENIIQVTYGQTGSSTVSDTMGMREMQQKAFQARNNQLLLIKAPPASGKSRALMFIALDKLVNQGIKKVIVAVPERSIGSSFARTDLMSHGFFADWEPNELYNLCTPGLDGSKTKVDAFVNFMRSDEKILICTHATLRFAYEALEDSDFNDCLLAIDEFHHVSADGSNILGSVLRSLINNSSVHLVAMTGSYFRGDSIPVLAPEDEAKFAKVTYNYYQQLNGYKYLKSLGIGYHFYQGKYHLAINEVLDTDKKTILHIPNVNSGESTKDKYDEVDRILDMIGEIESVDPETGIIHVRRRADGKVLKVADLVNDDAKQREKIVNYLRDIQTEDDMDLIIALGMAKEGFDWPYCEHALTVGYRGSLTEIVQIIGRATRDSANKTHAQFTNLLAKPDTQDDNVVVAVNNMLKAITASLLMEQVLAPNFNFKPKRDENEIDEPGTIKIKGFKGLVSKRVKDIVEEDINDLKAAILQDKDVTKALSSTIDAEVINKVLIPKVIKMRYPDLEEEELEAVRQYVVTDSAVKTGTISEVGDQKFITLANQFINIEDISINLIDTINPFQRAFEVISKSVTVPMLKAIQDVLLASKIKITEEEALLTWPSILAFVKEQGREPDVHSADLKEQRYAEVLLYIRDKKRKSVTQNG, encoded by the coding sequence ATGGAGAATATTATTCAAGTAACATACGGACAGACAGGATCATCAACAGTATCCGATACAATGGGTATGCGGGAGATGCAACAAAAGGCATTTCAGGCACGTAATAATCAATTGCTATTGATTAAAGCTCCGCCGGCATCTGGTAAATCGCGTGCATTGATGTTTATTGCACTGGATAAGTTGGTCAATCAGGGTATTAAGAAAGTTATTGTAGCTGTTCCGGAACGCTCTATTGGTAGTTCGTTTGCTCGTACAGATTTAATGTCGCATGGTTTTTTTGCGGATTGGGAGCCTAACGAATTGTATAATCTATGTACGCCTGGCTTGGATGGCAGCAAAACTAAAGTAGATGCATTTGTAAATTTCATGCGTAGTGATGAAAAAATTCTGATCTGTACACATGCAACTTTGCGGTTCGCCTATGAAGCTTTAGAAGATTCGGATTTTAACGATTGCTTATTGGCCATTGATGAGTTTCATCACGTCTCTGCAGATGGAAGTAATATTTTAGGTTCGGTATTGCGCAGTCTTATTAATAACTCGAGTGTACATCTTGTGGCTATGACAGGTTCTTATTTCAGGGGAGATTCTATACCGGTATTAGCTCCTGAAGACGAAGCGAAATTTGCTAAGGTTACTTATAATTACTACCAGCAGTTGAATGGCTATAAGTACCTTAAATCATTGGGTATTGGTTATCATTTTTATCAAGGTAAATACCATTTAGCAATTAATGAAGTATTGGATACGGATAAAAAGACAATTCTGCATATTCCCAATGTGAACTCGGGCGAGTCGACAAAGGATAAATATGATGAAGTCGACCGTATCTTAGATATGATTGGTGAAATAGAAAGTGTGGATCCAGAGACAGGAATTATTCATGTTCGAAGACGAGCTGATGGGAAGGTCTTGAAGGTTGCAGATTTGGTTAATGATGATGCTAAGCAACGTGAAAAGATCGTGAATTATCTACGGGATATTCAAACTGAAGATGATATGGATCTGATCATCGCTTTGGGTATGGCTAAGGAAGGATTTGACTGGCCTTATTGTGAGCATGCATTGACCGTTGGTTATCGCGGTTCGTTAACTGAGATTGTCCAGATTATCGGTCGTGCTACGCGTGACAGTGCAAACAAGACACATGCGCAGTTTACCAATCTATTGGCTAAACCGGATACACAAGATGATAACGTTGTCGTTGCCGTTAACAATATGCTGAAAGCTATTACCGCTTCGCTCTTAATGGAACAAGTATTGGCACCCAACTTTAATTTCAAACCAAAGCGTGATGAAAATGAAATTGATGAGCCCGGTACGATTAAAATAAAGGGATTTAAGGGACTAGTGTCAAAACGTGTGAAAGATATCGTTGAAGAAGATATTAATGATCTGAAAGCGGCAATATTGCAGGATAAGGATGTTACGAAAGCTTTGTCGAGTACAATTGATGCGGAGGTAATCAATAAGGTACTTATTCCTAAAGTTATTAAAATGCGCTATCCAGACTTGGAAGAAGAAGAACTGGAAGCTGTTCGACAATATGTAGTTACGGACTCAGCTGTAAAGACTGGTACAATTTCGGAGGTTGGGGACCAGAAGTTCATCACCTTGGCCAATCAATTTATTAATATCGAAGACATTTCTATTAACCTGATTGATACCATTAATCCTTTTCAGCGTGCTTTTGAAGTCATTTCAAAATCAGTTACTGTTCCTATGCTGAAAGCTATTCAGGATGTACTACTCGCTTCTAAGATAAAAATAACGGAGGAAGAGGCACTGTTGACTTGGCCATCTATATTGGCATTTGTAAAAGAACAAGGACGGGAACCAGATGTGCATTCTGCTGATCTGAAGGAACAGCGTTATGCTGAAGTGTTGTTGTATATACGAGATAAGAAAAGAAAATCGGTGACTCAAAATGGATAA
- a CDS encoding type II toxin-antitoxin system death-on-curing family toxin, whose product MGVQYFDVAHAISVHDDIIDKSGGLHGIINEGLLASTLDHLQNDFYYESFVDKACHLFYSINKNHCFQDGNKRASIALTAYFLEINGLDYIVSHFMVQMENIAVHVADNKIDRDLLHEIIDSIVYESDYSESLKLKIFNALL is encoded by the coding sequence ATGGGGGTTCAATACTTTGATGTGGCGCACGCCATTAGCGTTCATGACGATATTATTGATAAATCGGGTGGTCTTCATGGTATTATCAATGAGGGATTGCTAGCCAGCACTCTGGACCATCTGCAGAATGATTTTTACTATGAAAGCTTTGTTGATAAAGCCTGTCACTTATTCTACTCTATCAATAAAAACCACTGCTTTCAGGACGGAAACAAGAGAGCTTCGATCGCACTCACCGCTTATTTTCTAGAGATAAATGGATTGGATTATATAGTCAGTCATTTTATGGTTCAAATGGAAAATATAGCTGTTCATGTGGCCGATAATAAGATTGATAGAGATCTTCTACATGAAATTATCGATTCCATAGTTTACGAAAGTGATTATTCGGAATCGTTGAAGTTAAAGATATTTAATGCATTGCTTTAG
- a CDS encoding DNA-binding protein, protein MAADLTTSPVDRQNILNNPEALDSIQEFLGITGMLYDGQYRFTTTQLADFFDVSDRTIKRYVENHLQELEHNGYCVLRGAKLKEFKELFGHLIYKDIDQESQRDTDVPLSTNVTEKQKLNRLKALAVFNFRAFLNLAMILVDSERAKSIRSAILDVVLDLVNKKLGGSVKYINQRDDEYLLAIVKEPKYRKEFTSALSRYLNMGNVKYKFYTDAIYQSIFKEKASEYKELLQLDEKDNARETMYAEVLKLIASFEIGIADEMKDEYDRLGRQLEPTELNALIHRFVNRRHWEPQLEDARVKMASRDYGFRDVVHKKLESYIDSISPDDYQKFLGEQSKSLQEQIDENIEVFKRLKDR, encoded by the coding sequence ATGGCAGCTGACTTGACTACATCGCCTGTTGATAGGCAGAATATATTAAATAATCCCGAAGCGCTGGATAGTATTCAGGAATTCTTGGGTATTACAGGCATGCTCTATGATGGACAGTATCGGTTTACGACGACGCAGTTGGCCGACTTCTTTGATGTGTCCGATCGGACCATAAAACGCTATGTGGAAAATCATTTGCAGGAACTGGAGCACAATGGCTACTGTGTATTGCGTGGAGCAAAACTGAAGGAATTCAAGGAGCTTTTTGGACACTTAATCTACAAAGATATTGATCAAGAGTCACAGAGGGACACTGATGTCCCTCTGTCAACAAATGTAACTGAGAAGCAGAAGCTTAATCGATTAAAAGCTTTGGCTGTATTCAATTTCCGTGCTTTTCTAAATTTGGCTATGATTCTAGTTGACAGCGAGCGGGCCAAATCCATTCGTAGTGCTATCCTTGATGTGGTGCTGGACCTAGTTAATAAAAAACTTGGAGGATCGGTGAAGTATATCAACCAGCGCGATGATGAGTATTTGTTGGCCATAGTAAAAGAGCCAAAGTATAGAAAAGAGTTTACGAGTGCACTTAGTCGCTATCTAAACATGGGTAATGTAAAGTATAAGTTTTATACGGACGCTATCTACCAGTCTATATTCAAGGAAAAAGCTAGCGAATATAAGGAGCTACTACAGTTAGATGAAAAGGATAACGCTAGAGAAACGATGTATGCTGAGGTACTCAAGCTAATTGCGTCTTTTGAAATCGGTATAGCGGATGAAATGAAAGATGAGTATGACCGCCTTGGTAGACAGCTAGAACCCACAGAATTGAACGCTCTGATTCACCGCTTTGTGAATCGACGTCATTGGGAACCGCAGTTGGAGGATGCTCGGGTAAAAATGGCTTCGCGGGATTATGGTTTCCGTGATGTAGTGCATAAGAAACTGGAAAGCTATATCGATAGCATTTCGCCAGATGACTATCAGAAGTTTTTGGGTGAGCAAAGTAAAAGCCTTCAGGAGCAGATTGATGAGAATATTGAGGTTTTCAAACGTCTAAAAGATCGCTAG